Genomic DNA from Oreochromis aureus strain Israel breed Guangdong linkage group 2, ZZ_aureus, whole genome shotgun sequence:
AACCCTCTGTATTTACAATTATATAGCCTTCTCTTTATGAGGATATTGATACTCATACCTCCTGGAGAGGGTTGTTTGCTTGGTTGGCTGTTGTGAAGGGTTTTCTCCTCACcatggaaaatattctgtgatCATCCACCACTGTTGTCTTCCATAGACTTTCAGGTCTTTTTCCGTTGGTGAGTTCACCGATGCTTGCTTTCTTTCGCTTTcttgcgctatataaatacaggccatttaccatttaccatttctcaGAATTTGccaaactgtagattttgccACTCCCAGTATTGTAGCAATTTCTCGGatgggttttttctgttttcgcaGCTTAAGGATGACttgtttcacctgcacagagagctcctttgaccacattttgtctgtttacagcaaaatcttccaaatacaagcaccacacctcaaatcaactcCAGGCTTTATATCTGCttaattaataatgacataacgAAAGAATTGCCCCCACCTGCCCATGAAATAGCCTTTGCGTCAActctacatttatttttggacattttaaaaaggggaTGGCACATATTAAGGATCTGGAACTCCTAAACCCTTCATCCATTTGAATGTGGATACCCTGAAACGAAAGCTGAGAGTTTACAGAGTATGTCCATGTCCATTATGTAACTATAATTGGAATATGTTTCGGTAAAcaggtaaaaataaaacttctgtcagtgtccaaatatatatgGCCCTAACTGTATCTTCAGCAAACATTAGTCAGACTGTGCCACTAGAAGCTATGCATGCCTACGCATGACATTACCTTCATTGTGCTTTACAGGTTACGTAATATAATTTGGATCATGAGCGCTACCCTTTTATCTTCCTGCTGATCTTAGTGTCATGTCTacaaacctttttatttttagctttttctGTTCAGCTCATCTGGCCAAAGGTGCTCAGTGATCACTTAATGGGTCTCAGAGCCATGGTTCTTGTGTTGTCATGGgcactttttcattttcacaagaTTTGCTTCCACTCATAGAGTATTGCTCAGAGTTTTATGAAACTAGTATGGTTTGAACCTTGAATAAGCCTGTGCAAGCCTCTGCTCTCTTGTACATAGTCTTGTCCAGAAGGTGTCGTTCTTTACCATGGAAAGATTTTGTGATCATCCATCACTGTTGTCTTCCATAGACATCCAGGACAACCTATTCATTTTACCaattctctcttctttttttttttctttttttttcttttcttcagagATATATTGATTTAGCCACTCCTAGTGTTCCAGCTGTCTCTCACATATTGTTGTTTTACAGCTTCTGAATGCAACACTTGGATTAAACTTAAACTCTTTGAAAATGTATCTTTACATTTCAGGAAGAGCCTCCAGGACCTTGTCAGGTCAAAACATAGTAAACGGACTGGTTCTTTTATTTGTGattttctactctacttgagcactcaaagcgctttgaACAACATGCCTCATTAACCCATTCACACCCCGTCATACGagcacaaaaaacaaccaaaaaacatgaataacatcaacacaatttctcttccacttTCTGCgaatttcatttatatttatttttctcagtaTAGTCCATTACATATAAAAAGGTAATACTAAAAACTTGTACTTGGTATCAAATATTTGAACAATAAATATCTAAACATGCAAACTATATAATAAATATAGTTTGATAGCACAGTTAGACACTGTCTTTATTAATATCAATCTGCCATTTATATGAAGTTGACAAGAGAAAGTTACGACATGTTAACTATACAATGGACCACTcccagaatgaaaaaaaaatgcccatttgcttaaaaaaaaaaaaaatagaacacTTGTGTTTCAGTTCCTGCTACAAGCAGAGAATCTGTCCTTCATATAAACTAGGCACATCAAATAATGTATGGTAATTAATTTGATATTTTCAGATGGTACAGTTGTTTGACAAAATAATTTATGTACTAAGGAAATTCATACACAGTATAAATGTCATTATAAACTATTCTTTGAGAACtacaaaatgaatgaataaattaattttCCCTCTCACTGACTGAGGGTACCAAGTCCACTAGGTGGCAGCAGAGCAGCTTTCCTGATAGCTGTGAGTTAACCATttcaatataaataaataataaataagttaaATATTTATCAGGCTGTAAGATGCAGTCTTTGACGTGCTTGGCCCTTTACAAAGTAGTGTCTTCTCTAAAGTTGCTACTGGATCTTCAGCTCATCTCAGATTCTGCTTATACcctaaaaagaaatgaaaataaatacttGATGCTAGTTTGGACAGCAAATTAATACATTTATGAAAATATTAAAGAGCAtagccttttttattttaagcttactgtaaaaacaaaatggtCTAGTATTTTATGTATAGCTTTCTGAAATATATCTGAAATAGTCTTACCCTTTGAACCAGAGACTCCAGTCTGTTGAAAAACTCTGATGCTTTTTCCTTAGGATGTGAGTGGCAGGTTGAGCAGTtgttctaaaaagaaacatagaAGAAAGGAGTTTACTTCAATGGTCATTTACTACAAGAGTCTgtgtacaaacaaaaaaaaaaaacaatagtcACAATCGAGAAAAAAAGCAGTGCTGACGAATTTTTACTTACCGTAGAAGTTTCTGTGTTACAAAAGTTCAGTCCATTGATCTGCAATGGTTGAAAGAAATACACCAGTTTTAGAAATGCAGTGTACCAGAATGTTGACATTAGTCTTTAGAATAAGACTTAAGGTATATGGTTTATTATGATAGTGTACTTACAGTAAGGGTATGATTAAGACTCTTGTAAAGTTTTTTCTGGTATTTTCCACTTATGCCAAAATGTTCAAGCAGAGTCTCCCGAAAGCAAGTTAAGGCTGTCAGACAACAGCAGTCCTGttatgaaaagaaaaggaaatgatAATGAATACGACATCATGATTATCCCAGCTTACACACGAACATATATATGTCAGGGTTCCGGTTGgtctttttaaatacatttgcttttttaaatgagaTGTATCACACGGAGCACCAACACAACAGCTTGATGCATGCACAGTTCTGCTTCATTTACAGTTGGCTATGAAAATgagagttttctttgtttcaaaAATAATTGTTCCAAGAAAGCTATTGTTTGTAGTTTCATGTCATGACTTCATTGTAGTTGACTTTCCAATCTGATGCacacaaataacatttttacataaaatgaaactgaaccaAACAGAGTTTCCACTATTTCAATGATAACTTTCTGTTAAGtgaaagagggttttttttttttttgttttttttttatgaattgtTTCCCTCCAAAAATCTGAATGAAAATGCTGATGATACAATGCAATTTTTCCCCATGTGAAACACTTGTTTCTGTTTAGATACTCATTTTCCAGTGTGGTGTGACACCCGTGAACTCAGCCAGCTTGGGTCAAAGtttttttgagtgtttttttttgagTGTTTTATATCTGCCTAGCGAATTAGCCGTAATTTATTTTGCTGcatttaaaaatctgaaattctGCTACAGTTATTGTTAATTCTTATCATTAGTGCTTTAGTTTAGTGTTGTGATTCTCATTTTGAAACCATAATCTTTGTTTTGCAAAGCAAGATCAGATGCTTGGTAATCCTCATCATTCGCGGTGTGAGATAAACTGTAATTTGCAAGATGTTAAACAGAATATTGACTCAAAAGTTTTCTAGCATTCTGTCAAATGCTCAGAGTTTGAGAGGTGGCGTGAGGAAGTGTAATGGTTTTGTCTGCTCTCTGCTTGATTACTCATCACATTTCACTCAAAGGAAGCtgtgagaaaatgaaaaaaatccacTGAGCACACTCTTGAGTTGACTCactgaatgaaaatgaataagCCTGACAAGAAAGAAGGCTGATTAGAATTTACTAGTAATGCAGTGCATCTTAATAAACATTTACAAGTCTAGTTATATAAAGGGCACATAATGAGACTATGTAGGATTTGTCCACAAGAGCATTGCAAAActttacaaaatgtttttagGTTTCATTACTAAGATGTGCTATAGAGTCTTTAAAGTAAATATTGTCATTTCTAtttataaatattgaaataaataTGGCCTTTTTGAGGATTTCATTTTAGTCAAATCAACtcagaaaaataactaaaatgcATGGTCTCATAGTGCAAAGTTTTAATAATATTCTGTATAATAGtcatatttttgtttctaattAAACCAAGAAATGTATAATGTAGTTATAATCCTGTCTAACACTTAATTATgtggattttatttttgctaaattaaattttaaatgcttacattttACTCTGTAAACGTTTTAGTCTGACAGTTCCTCTGCTGCTTAATCTGACAGTCATTTATTTTGAAGTATTGTGATCAAAGAGCAGATGCTAAATTTAAATCTGGACCTTTAGCCTTTGAGTTTCGAGTTTTACAGCTGCTTATCACCCTGCACATTTTAGTATTTCACACATCATTTGATGTACTCCTACAGTACCCGGCGCCTGACAAACTAACTACAGTAAGTGGGAGCATAACAACAATGAGTAAGCAACCACCGATATTTATCGTAGTGGTGACCATATGGTCTGCATTATTTTAGATTAAAGTAGTTTTGCTTACCTCAATATCCTTTGGTGGAGTATTCATCATTAGTTCTGTGTTCTGCAAAATGAAGTCAAAAAAGATTGCATTAGGTAATGAAAGTTAGTTAGAAAGCAAGTTGTCAAATGCAGTTAAAGCAGTTAAAAAGTTGATGTAGATGAACTAACCGGAAGGTCGCGTTTGAGCATTTTCAGCTCTCTAAGGACTTCTTGTAGTTTTTTGCGCTCCAAAGGTGATGCTTTGACCAAAGAGCAACAGTAGActgtgaaaaggcaaaaaacgATCAGCTTCATATTGTTAAGTGTCAGCAGCAGGCACCGATTCACCAAAAGACGCTTTACCCAAGTTTTACTGAAAATGCAGATACTTGTGTCGCTTACCTTTTTATACTTATCCCTGAGGACACAGGAAAACCGCTTTTACAGAGTAAGAGAGGAAAACTGCAGAAACTAGTGTGTGAGTAATGAAATTTTCTTTTCCACTGGCAGTCACCACTACGTGATCCGAAACTGGCGTCAAGCCGCGCGTGCGTGGGGCCTATAGATGctagtgtgtgtgaatgtaaacTCGTTTGAGTGCACCCGACTCACCCGGAAACTAGAGGAACGACGACGACACTTCCCATTTTCACTTTGAATCAGTGGAGCCACAGCTTGTACCGTGTCATAGGTATTCTTTGTAGGTGTGGTATTGACAACCTGAATGCATTCACTGCATTGTGGCCACCTACACGGACAAATATCTTCTGCAACAACAGGAAACCCTTTGTAAGAGTTAATGTTTTACCAAAGGgacgtaaaaaaaaatacatatagatatatatatgttgtGTTTTCATAGTGCATAAGAAAGTAAGCTAATATTGGAGTAACATTTGCTGAGTAGTTCTTTATGCTGCTATTTCACTCTTTTGTCTCTTACAAATTTCTTTGTCCACTTGCAAGATCAAGGAAACGTACAGCGGCTTAAGGGGGTCTGCTTATGAAATGCCTTGAAACAGTTGCATGTGTCATTATGGACAGGACTGACAGTGTCACGTCATTTCAAAAGGATGACACATGCTGTTACACACTCACAGAAATAGATTAATGACGGTGTGCAcgggaaaaaaataaaggttttataAAGAAATGTTGTCATTATGTCATGTGTTGTAATTACATTGTAATTATTTGATGATCAACTATTTTTGTAGGTGAGGCGGTTAAGCATCTGGTCGTTCCTAGGTGTTCATTATTATCAGTAGCTCTCAAGGCAGATCCAAAACTGGTTGAAAAGATTGTGTCTGTTCTTTCTTCAAATAACTCAACTTAGTTGCTGCCACTTTTGCTGAGCAACAGATCAACAGTTCAGTTttatccatatatatatatatatatattacgaCAGCTATGAGGAGTATAGGTAATTGCTATTGGATTGcctgtcttttcttttgtgtttttgttagttcaaattaatattttttgtaCTAAAAATACGCACAGAAGGAAATTGCAATCAAAAATGAAGATGCTCCAAGGATAAGCAACGCCACATATTActtatatttagttttttattgcCACATGTGTAAAAACTGAATAGCTTGTAAAAGTGATCGAATAAACACTCGATTCTGGTTAACTTACACAAGATGTTTGTGAATGCCGAATAAAGAGGTAAAATtactatttattttctttcactttcagGTTTGTCTGTAGTTTAACTCGCACTCGCACGAAAGCACTTCTGTATATTGGGAATTTTTGTACGTTTTGCTTATGTCAAACATACATTATGTCAGTCATCTGATGCATTGGTTCACCACAGTGAGACAAAACAGCAGTCATATTTCTCACTTTTATTTGTAGAAGTTGCATAGGTCTGTATAACTTTGTACTTCAAAAAGATCGACAAAGCCCGTGCTCAGCTTTACTTGACTTTGTTTGAATTATCGTTGATTGCATTGTTTGTataggtgtgtttgtgttgtgttgacATGATGTTAGACATGTCAATCATCATCACTGGgatgcagtttaaaaataaaagttttacacACCTTTGCCTCTGTATCATTTCATGCTCTGTTGCCATTTTGCCTACATTGTTTTGTCCATCACCGTCACAAACTTGGTATTAAAGTAACATTGTCACCATGTTGGCTGCATGAAACCAACATGCAACATTCTATTAATATTGCATAATTAAGCACCCATTCTAGGGGATTTTCGTAGCACTGTCCTCACGAATTCTTCATATTTTTAACTTTATAAATAATTTGGTCAAGAGaaaaagttttccttttttgactCCTGAGACACCGTTTTTCATGAGAATCGGATGGACGTGAAATTTTGACGATCCGAATTATATCCCATATTATATCTCATTGTCCGTGAGTTCAACTGAATGTCAGTGCCAAATGTAAATAGTCTCCTTTATGCTTTCACTGAAATGGGACTTATCATTGGGCAGTTTTAAAAGATAATGACTAAAACCCGCTTCTGAGGTAATTGTgttaaaaagacaaagacatgTAGTCGATGAGCTCGATTTTTATTATAATAGATTGGTTgtcatcatcataataataataataataaacaacataGTCTTTAATCACAGTTATATTTTAGCTGTAGGAAACCTTTTATGGAAATATCACTGAATATTTAATGATGGTCATCTACTCCACTTAACAACTTACACATTTTGGAATTTCAGATTGTATCATAGGTTAGTCAGTATGTCCATGTTCATACTACCACAGTCTTTCTGCCCCGTCAGTGTTAGTGCGCAAGTTCTCTCCATACACACAATCTTTACAACAATCTACGGCAACCAGAAGAGAGGaagtgagagtgaaagagaaaacCCCTCTcgtctgttttctctcttcgTCAGCGTAAGGGAACAGGTGGGTGGGGGCTCCGACTGGTCTAAGAGGTGCATCACCCTCAGCATCTTATCAGGAGTACCTTCTGTAATGCGCACacagaaaggaaaaagtgtCCACAGGTAGATTAAAAATTCAAAAGAATTTCCTCATCTGGCTGCCACCAGAGAATCCCTCCTAACCCACCTGTGGTGTGCTGGTTTGTGTTTTTACGTCTAAGAGTCTTACAAAGCAGCGTTGTTGAAATGAGGAATTCATAAAACCTTTCCTCCCCCATCATAGAGATTAGTGGAGGAGATAAGGAACAAGGCCCTTATCATTAAAGAAATGCAGTGGAAATAAAGGTGCAAGATTGTTCAAGGTGTTACATAAGCATAAGGATGTATCATTTACATTTCATAGCTCTTAGCTTCTTTTTCCAGTTGCAGGTCCAACAACGGATTCTGTGCAtcattttccccccttttttgtcAAATAGCTTATTTgagttgtaaaaaaaacccaaaatgtttATTAATGACTAAATAATAAACCAGTAATAGGAAAATCCTCTCAAGAAATGAAAATCTACCTCATTTTTACTTTATCGGGAGGGTCATACGTATTAATTGATTCACCAGTTTTCAATTCCAATCAAAAACAATAATCTtaaaataataactaaaaatTACAAAGATTTACAACTGGTTAGTTGTGTTTAGTCATTCTGATTAAACGGGCAGTCAGGGAGAAAAAAGctgttacattttattcattACAAATATGAGTAAATTAAAGAAGAACAGAAGAAATTACTCAGTGCAACTCTATTGTTTTTGTATCTAATGCatgtaaaaatggtaaatgtgTTGATGTGGTTTAACAAAAATGAAGGCCCCAGTTTGAGACTGACTATCCCCCTGCAAGCTCACTTTAAACAGTTATTCTGTCAGTTTAGTCTGCTGGGCTAGAAGTTTTTCAGTTTAACCAGGATATCCACGCAACAGATATCCTGTTCAACACTTCCTTTCTGCATAGTGGTTAAAAGCTAATAGAAAACTAGTCAGACTACAGCCAGTGGTTTCAAATTAACGTTCCTGTTTTTTGGTTCCCACATGCATTTATTACCTGCATGGCCATTTGATCTCACACTGCAAGTACACCACAAAACCTTGGATGACAAAAATATTGGCATTTGTCTATCGGTTGGTAATGAAATTAAGACAACTTGTTTCCTGGTACAACGTACTTGTTATGCCCACTTGAACCAATAAAAGAGTAGCATAGGGAATAGTCTGGGGAATTTACAGCTAGTGAATGGTCATCgattaaattcaatttaatttatatagcgccaagtCACAACAGcaactttatattgtaaagctacagtaatacagaaaaaaacccaacattaAGACAACACACTATGAGCAAGCAATTGGCAAAAGTTGATGCATAACAATGGACATCTAGCGTTCAACCGGACCCGATTCTCACAAAATTTTATGTGTGAGGAAAACTTTGAAATTCTACTTTGTCTTCTGAGGCACTGCACTTAATTTCAAAGCATCACAAGAGTTAGCTGGATTAGTCGTACTGTAGTTATTCAAACTGacataaaactaaaattaattCATCTATGCGACTATGACAAAAAGGCCATCAATTAAAACTTCTCTTAAACATAGTGGCTTAGTTGAAAGTGGAACTCTTGAAATCTTATCGTCAGATATCTAGAACTTTGCAAAACAGTGCTCTACTGAGACATGTTTTTCAATGATGACTAACAGTCTTGGTCAGACGTGGCATGCCACACTGCGAAATGTTCTTTGTGGTCAGCCAGAGTGTTAAACACAGCGACAAAACAGTGCGTCTTGTTTCAAGTCGCGCTTTGTCTTAAACAACACGTAGACGAATGTCAACAAGACTGAGAGCAGCATATGTAATTACCTCGGTGCAATCACATCTCACTAATGGATACAAAACTCTTAAAATTACatgagtttattattattaatataacAATAATTAGAATGTCTTGGTACCGACAGGTAAGTTGGATTAACGTCACTTTAGTGTGAACTGAGATTGAGAACTTGAGATGTCACAGgatgaataaatatttaaatctgtGTTACTTAAATGACATCATATTAGGAGACTGTGATTTAACAGTTATATCTGCAATGCATTCAACTTAGATCTGTGTACAAGTTATGCTTATGTGCCTTTTTCTTACTTTACACTGAAAATAAAgcataaataacattttttgtatttttttcttttacattttattgaaGTTGGTTAAGAGTAGACCCCCGTTCATTTTTCTAAATACCATTTTTGCCACGAGTTATTAGTGTGAGGTGACCTAAAACCAGATGTCAATCAAAagtaaatgtttcatttttttgtcaaCAAATGATTTGTCTATTTTTCTGCTACTGTATTTCATTATTACGTAGCTCGGCCACACTTGTTGCTCATCAGTAtcataatttgtttttgttttgacttgATATTGCTTGCTCAAACCGtaaatgtcagctttgttttgtttttgtttattgcaCGTGTACCTCTTCTTATgcatacaataaataaaatacgtGTCCAATACATACTCTTTAATGTAAATTCATCTAATTATGGTTTCAGTACGGGTGGCGTGGCCTAAAAACAACATGCAAGTTGTGTTCTTTGTCTTTTCAGGTAGTTTAAGTGAAAGTTAAAAGGATCTTCATGAATTCACCGTCATTAGATGTTGTGTTTGCAGTTCAAGCATGTTACACTATGAGGCAGATTTATTTACTTCTTCTTGAAAATGAGTTGACTTCCTACTCCCACTTGCAGTAGTATGATTTCCTACACTGTGGTCTCCCCTTTGTGAACAGTTTGCATTGCCATGGTGCGGAGAGAGTAGGCGCAAGGTTGAAAGTTTGCACGAAACACACGCATCTTGGCATTTTTTAAGTGAGTGTctatgttttttaattaaaatgctgACTGAGAGAAACACGaagacttgttttgttttaggtgCAACGACAAATGAAGGAGATTATCAATGATTATGAAATGTGAGCATGCTCATTACCGTAAGTGTACAGGAAGATACAAAGCTGCCGTGGGTGGGGGATTGCCTCTTCTGGTCTTGTTCACTGCTATGACAAGAGGGATGACACAGCTTGTTTACAAGGCTTGTTTATAACCATTGTTTATTGTTCATAGTCATCATTAGTGCATTCAAAGATGATACCAGCTGCTATTTTTAATATCAAAATGTAGATTTCGGCTCCTGTTGACACTGTCATCGGGTAAATAAGCAATCACAGATGAAGTTTGATAAATGAAGCATAACGAAACAAGCTTACAGGGCCAGTGGTAAATCTGCAAGCCGGAATTTACCATCGGCAAAATGCTGATGAAATTAGCCTGCAGCGCATTAGAGTTCAGTATGGTAACCCACAAAGTTGATTGGAAGTTTTCTTGTATAAAATGTGAGGAATTTCATATATTGATTCCAGTAGACAGGAAAGCTAaactacttttcttttttccttctgagTATGCAGTTGTGACCAGATTGCACAAAAAGTGCTTGATATATATGGGTACAGTGCCTTATCTGATGATCtgataaaagctttaaaataaaaaacagcaaaatgagccgggtttttttaattatcttgTGACAGCAGTTTCTGTTATCAAAACCAGAATGAAGAGTTTATCTTTGGTTTCTTTGGCCTACACATACAGAGAGTCGCTTACGCATAGCTGGTTATTCTCTGGGAGTTTGGTCAGTAGCTGCAAAGTAGGTTTTCACACTTTATCAGCTTGAAATAGTCTGGGAATAATTTGCCTGATGATAAATACTAGTTAAGAACACACAATAAACAGGTATAAACAAGCTAAAAATTGTGACAACATCTTTGGAGACACAAAATATTCACATGTTCATCGAGCATTTTAGAGATAAAGTATTTTACATCTTTATGATTCAAACAGTTCAActttagaaatattttccttACATTTCCACTCCCGTGTACTAATGCTGGCATTACCattttcttaataaaaaaaaataaaaatactaatgTTTTCTGTGTGAAATCTAAGACATCTGCAATTTTCACACTTTGCAAAGTCACCCAAATGGTTGGCCCAACGCTGCTTATTATTTTATGAAAATGAACAATTCTGCACAGTCAGAAAAGGATGGAAAGTGGGTTTTCACAAAACCTGCATAAATCGGGTCACCGTGACTGATCTGACAAAAGGCAAATAGGAAAACTAATGAAAAGGAGCCAACATGAcctatttttttgttattttgtggaaaggAGTATTTAACCAAAGAACTAGAACTAAATTCTGAAACCATGTCCTTTACTGTTGGCACAGTGAGGATGCAAGACAATGCCATTTACCAAACCTGCTAGTGCGTGCCATTTGTCAACCAAGGTTTTCTCTTCCACAGTAGCACACACCTGACCTACTCATATGTTCAAAGGTAAGTGGTTAAGGGGTGGCAACGCAACTCCACACAAACCCCGAGCATCAAAATGCAGGGCATGTGTGGGAGTCAGGTGTGTAATCTTAAGATCTGAACTATAGGTTTTCTCTGTTGCAACATCTTGAAGGTCATCAAAGCCTTCACATTAATTTCTAAGCAAGTTTTCTTCTCAACTGTACTTGACTAAATACAAATAGGACTAAATAGCACCTTAAATAATACAAGAACTACAATGTGTCTCCACTGTACAAAATACTGATAAACTGAAAACTGACAATGCTCATTTTAAAGGGTAATTTTATAATTAATACCACATCACCATAGCAGTAGATTGTAAATAATAGAATGTCTAATATTGCAAAAACTAAACATATCTTTAGATAAATAGCT
This window encodes:
- the il21 gene encoding interleukin-21, which translates into the protein MKLIVFCLFTVYCCSLVKASPLERKKLQEVLRELKMLKRDLPNTELMMNTPPKDIEDCCCLTALTCFRETLLEHFGISGKYQKKLYKSLNHTLTINGLNFCNTETSTNNCSTCHSHPKEKASEFFNRLESLVQRVRLFQIYFRKLYIKY